In the genome of Aphidius gifuensis isolate YNYX2018 linkage group LG6, ASM1490517v1, whole genome shotgun sequence, the window AATTGGCAACACAGCAATTTTATATTCTGCTGCTGTTGGAATTGATCaggataatttaataaattatttagacaGTTTAGACACTGAAGAGTGTTTAGATTGGctaaaattatgatattttatctattttatcatttaatttataaattaattacatttatcatttatcgttaatttgttgatttttattttatttttaatcaaataaatattgttttttttttttttcttttatatatataattagagactactcaattaattaattaatttttcattatacaatataattgttaattaatatataaatttttattaattaagcaAAATGatgcatatttaaattttattttatcaataacgacttgattgtttttttattttatgtctgaaaattaaatataaaatattattatttaattatagttttgttattttgtttttttttttttttcattataattttaccttttttctaAATCACTTTCAGACTCGCTTggattttcaatttcatcatcaaaactTTCTGAATAACTTGTCGGgtaatcatcatttttatatttttttttattaataattttatttgattgttttttgattGTGTATGAACTACCTGGTAATCTCAttgatgattcatttttattttttcgtagtTGAACCTTTCCATCAGGACTgtcatatgattttttttgttttttatgtctataattttttgatgaattttttttcatcgtcataacttgttgatttatttttctgctataaattataatagacAAATGAGATGTCAATtagttttatgaaaattaattttttaccttttatgatgttttattttttccagtgataaatcatcaatatcttCATGATCACCAGATGAATAATctgtttcaataaaataagcTTCTAAATCTCTGCTGTGtctttgatgatgataattattattatcaaaattacttgttgatgaaacaacatgaatattattacttGGCAATAAATCTTCTCttctcttgtattttttttttatacgtaaatttttttgtctcgTTTCACTCAAAACAATAACAAGtcgataaaattgaaaaaatataacaagaaCATTTTTactgctaaaaaaataattagtataaTCTTTAAATCCATAATggaatattaaaatcattcgAAAGACTAAAAATGGTCCATcctaaaataaaagaataggaaaaaaatcatgtcagttttataaaataaaaaaatattgtgctTACTTGAAGCATGATGTTGAAGATGATTGTCcaaatttcaatattactacaagaattatttgttgattttttttttgattttgttgatgtcAAAACAATGGTAAATTGTAAAAGACACCATGTCCAAATAGACATTACAAGAAGAACAAGATTTTTATCGGTTGATATTGGTGGTGCTCTTGTTGAtccaaaaaattcaataatatcagCAGATGTACCAATGTAAACCAACAAAAGTTGACTCAGTTCATCACGTGTTAATTGGCCCTTTGGTAATAACCAACGAcccaaaattaatattagcaTCAAGGCTTGTCCAATAATGTCGATTCCCATTTCACTTGGTATCTCTGTCAAATTAATATcctgataaaaaacaaataaataaacaatcttttttattttcttttcttaattatatacatgtatatatttactaCAATTCTTTGAGTTTcatttgatattgttgatgataatccCTTTAAATTAAGTTCCTAATAAAAGCAAtaagttgattattattattattattttttatttataattaaatgaaaataaattaaatagatgTACCATCATTAGTTTagttgtataatttaaatgatttactCGATCGTTGATTGGTAATGGTAgtaatgttttatttgatttcatAATATCTGGAATTTCTCCTCTTCTGTATAATTCAAGAAATATTATTGCTGGTACAACACTTgcaagatataaaaatattgatggacAAAacctgtaaaataaataaataaattgtccaTGAAGTCGATCAATATGATTATGAATTtacaaagtaaataatattttttcaaaaggcACTCTAACATTGATCAGACTAATGTTTAATATCCGTATGTCAATCATCCCTCAATGCTgtacacaataaaaaaaaatacaaatcacTACTGCTACTActgttttgattattttttttaatttaaaatattcaagtcaTCTTTTGATGTATATCAAGTGACCTCAAAATCCGCATAGacttttatatgtatttaaaaattataaaataaaattaaacttaccATTTCCATTCTTTGTTTGAATTAATGACCACCGTAAATATTgcctcaaaaaataataacagtatTGGAATTgccaaatataaaaacatataaCTATCCGttagaataattaataatccaaTTGAAACAATTGCATGTGTTGCAAATACAAGCCTTGTAAAAAATGCCATTATTGTTGAAGCAACAcccatcattaatattattaatttttcaaataaactcgcgatcaaaatttttctttttttaaataaattaaataataaattgtcttttttttttgtttaatttttttcatactaaaaaatacgaaaaataaataaaaataaaactacatatataatattattttattttttaataataataagtacactttatattttttttttaagaaattttttaaatattaaggATTGTGCTTGAATAATAAGACAAgacaaactaaaaaataaaatagtaagaATTTTTGATtagttgtatatattttcccactttgttgaattttaatacGCATACTCTCTATGAACAAGTAAAGGGTGCTTTTACCatcataatcataatcataatcatatttatattcatgatGATGACAcacaaaatatacataatataaaaactattttaataattatattatttaaaattaattaatatttttataattaattaaaaagatagATATTTCTATCATCATGGGTCAAGCATTATTTATagctaaaaaatcataaatataatttataaaaattttatgcaatcatatttttgtcattcagagattaatttttttttttttttaatacataatataattCGAGCttgcaaatttaaatttaataaaaatttcagcGCGTTACATTTTATTGAGCGTTGATAATAAAGATATCTTTCTCTTCTACTTATcgccattaaaaaaaaaaaaacaaataacacaTTTCGATCACACGAAGAAGCGTGAGAATAATACATAAATGTCACTGATGACGCGCCCGccaaagagaaagagagaccGCGAAAAGGTATTAAAAAgagctttataaaaaaaaagagagagagagcgAGGTAGTGAAAGGGGCGGGAGAGGAAAAAGGAGAATTATAGCCGCGTTGAGTCCCCCCTTTGTCCCGCCAAATCCTGCCGGGGACGCCAGGTCCCATCAAATCAGcgaaagagagagaaagaaatgatgatcatgaaaaaaaaaaaaaaaagagaaaatatgtATACGGGATCGACAATATTGATGCTTCCAAGAGGGggtgagataaaaaaaaagtaggcTAAAACATAGACTATTTTAAGGGAgaaataaagatgaaaaataaagaaagccAATGTGCATGTGTAATGTGTATGTATTATTtgtctctctctttttttttttatatatatattttttatatatgtttttttttttttttctctcctctCTTTTATTCTTCTCTCCTGTTCTCTCCTGGTGTAACGGTGTGTTGGTACGAACCCAAGCGATTAgcacacaaaaatatataaccacCGTACATAGCAGTTtttaatacacaaaaaataaaaaaaaaaaaacaaagtaataattattatattatatattgaaaataaattaaatcacttgtcatataattgattttcatttattctctgtaacatttataatacctgtgttatttatttattttttttgaatacaaaataattgtttattaaatttatacatttgttgaattaattgtagataaataataatgtcgaGTAAACGTAAAAGTGCTGGACCAAAAAAAGGTGTCAAACCAAAGTCAAGAAAAGTTgaatatgatgatgaagacATATCGAGTGAGCATGAGTCTGATTTGGATGATACTACTGCTGACGCCGGTTCAAATGTTGATGGTGATGACGCCACCGAGGAAGATCAAACTGATGTATCAGAAATTCCAGAATTACATCCACCAgaggtattattattaattaattaaataaatttaatataatttaatttttgctaatttattggaaaaaattagGGTGGTTGGGGTAAACCAGGTACATTAATTATGTGTGGTTTAACAAATTGGGAAATGGCTGGACGTAAAGCACCACCAAAAGGTGTTAAAGCTAATGTTGGAAAAAGTCTTTGGTTACcacatacatttaaaaatcttaATGGTGAAAAAGTACGTTTGGTTGCATCTGGACCAGCTTCATCACACAGCATTATTGTCACTGAGGACAATAGATGTTTGGCATTTGGAAGAAATGACAAaggtaataatataaaattagttacttataatgaaattaatcaatcatcttatcttatattaaattataaataaataaataaataaacatttaatcaACAATAGGACAACTTGGTGTTGGTGATACTGTTAGACGTGATGATCCAACTGAAATTGAAGCATTAAAAGGACATACAATAATAGCAGCATCATGTGGACGTAatcatacattatttttaacaagtcGTGGTATTGTATAT includes:
- the LOC122859624 gene encoding transmembrane protein 26-like → MMGVASTIMAFFTRLVFATHAIVSIGLLIILTDSYMFLYLAIPILLLFFEAIFTVVINSNKEWKWFCPSIFLYLASVVPAIIFLELYRRGEIPDIMKSNKTLLPLPINDRELNLKGLSSTISNETQRIVDINLTEIPSEMGIDIIGQALMLILILGRWLLPKGQLTRDELSQLLLVYIGTSADIIEFFGSTRAPPISTDKNLVLLVMSIWTWCLLQFTIVLTSTKSKKKSTNNSCSNIEIWTIIFNIMLQDGPFLVFRMILIFHYGFKDYTNYFFSSKNVLVIFFQFYRLVIVLSETRQKNLRIKKKYKRREDLLPKSFDDEIENPSESESDLEKR